One genomic region from Branchiostoma lanceolatum isolate klBraLanc5 chromosome 7, klBraLanc5.hap2, whole genome shotgun sequence encodes:
- the LOC136439290 gene encoding hepatocyte nuclear factor 4-gamma-like isoform X12 — MFGGSDNMTGLPTIKPPVQMVKQPQADFTLGAETDVTLSQCAICGDRATGKHYGAASCDGCKGFFRRSVRKNHVYTCRFNRMCVVDKDKRNQCRYCRLKKCFRAGMKKEAVQNERDRISSRRTSYEDPGAGGPLSVSALMNAEILSRQVEKPFGISTPLSGGDPHSKKIAMINDICESMKQQLLILVEWAKYIPTFCELPLDDQVALLRAHAGEHLLLGVARRSMALKDCLLLGNDFIIPRNSPEIEVSRIACRVLDELVKPLVEVAIDDSEFACLKALVFFDPDSSHFLDAKGLSERGKIKSMRYQVQLNLEDYINDRQYESRGRFGEILLLLPTLQSITWQMIEQIQFAKLFGVAKIDNLLQEMLLGGGSADQSEAPPSPPIGASTDNPPHPATHPHLDPTTAMHLANGAAPDTPLPSPSISPPEFKLPASALEYKLPVTSALLPSSKGPTTVSVPVTVSIPQQSVSQAQVTIPKQEVL, encoded by the exons ATGTTTGGTGGATCGGACAACATGACCGGGCTACCCACCATCAAACCACCAG TTCAAATGGTGAAGCAGCCCCAGGCTGATTTTACCTTGGGTGCAGAGACAGACGTCACCTTGTCACAATGTGCAATCTGCGGAGACCGTGCCACAGGGAAGCACTACGGCGCCGCCAGCTGCGACGGCTGCAAGGGCTTCTTCAGACGCAGCGTACGCAAGAACCATGTCTACACTTGCAG ATTCAACCGTATGTGTGTAGTGGACAAAGACAAGAGGAACCAGTGCAGATACTGCAGGCTGAAGAAGTGCTTCAGGGCTGGCATGAAGAAAGAAG CTGTCCAGAATGAGAGAGACCGCATCAGTTCTCGCCGAACGAGCTACGAGGACCCCGGCGCAGGAGGACCGCTGTCCGTCAGCGCCCTCATGAATGCAGAAATCCTGTCTAGACAGGTAGAGAAACCATTTGGC ATCTCCACACCACTGTCAGGCGGTGACCCACATTCCAAGAAGATAGCGATGATAAACGATATCTGTGAGTCCATGAAGCAGCAGCTCCTGATCCTGGTGGAGTGGGCAAAGTACATCCCCACCTTCTGTGAACTGCCGCTTGATGATCAG GTGGCCTTGCTTAGAGCACATGCAGGTGAGCACCTGTTGCTGGGCGTGGCCCGACGATCCATGGCCCTGAAGGACTGCCTCCTCCTGGGGAATGACTTCATCATTCCACGCAACAGTCCAGAGATCGAGGTCAGCCGCATCGCGTGTCGTGTCCTGGACGAGCTGGTCAAGCCGCTGGTGGAGGTGGCCATCGACGACAGCGAGTTCGCCTGCCTGAAGGCCCTGGTGTTTTTCGATCCAG ATTCTTCCCATTTCCTAGATGCCAAGGGCTTGAGCGAGCGTGGCAAGATCAAGTCCATGCgttaccaggtacagctcaacCTGGAAGACTACATCAACGACAGACAGTATGAGTCGCGTGGGCGCTTCGGTGAGATCCTTCTCCTCCTGCCGACCCTCCAGAGCATCACGTGGCAGATGATCGAACAGATCCAGTTTGCTAAACTGTTTGGGGTGGCAAAGATTGATAACCTGCTACAAGAGATGCTCCTGGGAG GGGGCTCTGCAGATCAGTCTGAGGCGCCACCCTCACCGCCCATTG GTGCAAGCACAGACAACCCTCCCCATCCGGCCACCCACCCCCACCTGGACCCAACCACAGCCATGCACCTGGCTAACGGTGCTGCACctgacacccccctcccctcccccagcATCTCTCCACCCGAGTTCAAACTCCCCGCCTCCGCCCTGGAGTACAAGCTGCCTGTGACCTCGGCACTCCTGCCCAGCTCCAAGGGGCCCACGACAGTCTCTGTGCCGGTCACAGTGTCCATTCCTCAACAGTCGGTCAGCCAGGCACAAGTCACCATCCCCAAACAGGAGGTGTTGTGA
- the LOC136439290 gene encoding hepatocyte nuclear factor 4-gamma-like isoform X13, producing MVKQPQADFTLGAETDVTLSQCAICGDRATGKHYGAASCDGCKGFFRRSVRKNHVYTCRFNRMCVVDKDKRNQCRYCRLKKCFRAGMKKEGTVQNERDRISSRRTSYEDPGAGGPLSVSALMNAEILSRQVEKPFGISTPLSGGDPHSKKIAMINDICESMKQQLLILVEWAKYIPTFCELPLDDQVALLRAHAGEHLLLGVARRSMALKDCLLLGNDFIIPRNSPEIEVSRIACRVLDELVKPLVEVAIDDSEFACLKALVFFDPDSSHFLDAKGLSERGKIKSMRYQVQLNLEDYINDRQYESRGRFGEILLLLPTLQSITWQMIEQIQFAKLFGVAKIDNLLQEMLLGGGSADQSEAPPSPPIGASTDNPPHPATHPHLDPTTAMHLANGAAPDTPLPSPSISPPEFKLPASALEYKLPVTSALLPSSKGPTTVSVPVTVSIPQQSVSQAQVTIPKQEVL from the exons ATGGTGAAGCAGCCCCAGGCTGATTTTACCTTGGGTGCAGAGACAGACGTCACCTTGTCACAATGTGCAATCTGCGGAGACCGTGCCACAGGGAAGCACTACGGCGCCGCCAGCTGCGACGGCTGCAAGGGCTTCTTCAGACGCAGCGTACGCAAGAACCATGTCTACACTTGCAG ATTCAACCGTATGTGTGTAGTGGACAAAGACAAGAGGAACCAGTGCAGATACTGCAGGCTGAAGAAGTGCTTCAGGGCTGGCATGAAGAAAGAAGGTA CTGTCCAGAATGAGAGAGACCGCATCAGTTCTCGCCGAACGAGCTACGAGGACCCCGGCGCAGGAGGACCGCTGTCCGTCAGCGCCCTCATGAATGCAGAAATCCTGTCTAGACAGGTAGAGAAACCATTTGGC ATCTCCACACCACTGTCAGGCGGTGACCCACATTCCAAGAAGATAGCGATGATAAACGATATCTGTGAGTCCATGAAGCAGCAGCTCCTGATCCTGGTGGAGTGGGCAAAGTACATCCCCACCTTCTGTGAACTGCCGCTTGATGATCAG GTGGCCTTGCTTAGAGCACATGCAGGTGAGCACCTGTTGCTGGGCGTGGCCCGACGATCCATGGCCCTGAAGGACTGCCTCCTCCTGGGGAATGACTTCATCATTCCACGCAACAGTCCAGAGATCGAGGTCAGCCGCATCGCGTGTCGTGTCCTGGACGAGCTGGTCAAGCCGCTGGTGGAGGTGGCCATCGACGACAGCGAGTTCGCCTGCCTGAAGGCCCTGGTGTTTTTCGATCCAG ATTCTTCCCATTTCCTAGATGCCAAGGGCTTGAGCGAGCGTGGCAAGATCAAGTCCATGCgttaccaggtacagctcaacCTGGAAGACTACATCAACGACAGACAGTATGAGTCGCGTGGGCGCTTCGGTGAGATCCTTCTCCTCCTGCCGACCCTCCAGAGCATCACGTGGCAGATGATCGAACAGATCCAGTTTGCTAAACTGTTTGGGGTGGCAAAGATTGATAACCTGCTACAAGAGATGCTCCTGGGAG GGGGCTCTGCAGATCAGTCTGAGGCGCCACCCTCACCGCCCATTG GTGCAAGCACAGACAACCCTCCCCATCCGGCCACCCACCCCCACCTGGACCCAACCACAGCCATGCACCTGGCTAACGGTGCTGCACctgacacccccctcccctcccccagcATCTCTCCACCCGAGTTCAAACTCCCCGCCTCCGCCCTGGAGTACAAGCTGCCTGTGACCTCGGCACTCCTGCCCAGCTCCAAGGGGCCCACGACAGTCTCTGTGCCGGTCACAGTGTCCATTCCTCAACAGTCGGTCAGCCAGGCACAAGTCACCATCCCCAAACAGGAGGTGTTGTGA